CCCCTATAAGTCCACCATTCCGTTCTCACTACGGAGTACAATCCCAATAGCAATTATtgcgagaacgaaaaaaaagccCTCTCTGGTGGTGCTTTCAAGTTTGATGAAATGGTTCACGACAGGTCTGCGCTAAATTCATGGAATGTGCTGCTAGATTGCAGAAGCGTGTCCAGCGTAGttgaaagcaaaacatttttcGAACCGCGACGAGCCACACCAACTCAAAAAACGGGACCAACAGCAGACGTAGAACCCGCAGCGCGCAGTGGCACGTCACAAGAACAGAAGCTACACAACACCCTGAGCCAAAATCTCGATATTCGCCGAGCAGTAATCATGGCACGTACTTTTGTATTGGTTATTGAAATAAACGTGCAGCGCTACTACAGACGAACTTTCTGAATTTGCACTGCACTCTGCTGCTCCCGCACTGTACCGCAACGAAACTGACACCGAAACTGCAGCCAAATCGAATATACCTATTTAGAAAATTGGGGAGGCTGTATATACGCCCACCTGCGTGATCCTCTGATTGTAGTATATTTCAGATTAAAAAAAGATCAAATAAATAGAAATACAAGAGGAAGGCAGGGCTTGTCATCGGCTTGTCTTCGTCGATCTTTTGTACTGTTCATTAGCTATTATGCTAACGTACTCTCTATCTCTTTTCTGATTAACAGGCAGCGAGGAGATCTTCCTTGCATTCGGGGATCGACAGCGGCAGTAGCAGACTGTACCCTTGGAAGTTCCCGAATCGATACATCGACACAAATGAAGACGGCGCTCCTGAAACTTTGCAGCCGAAGCGATGATCGCAGTTACAATGGTCGACCGTTTTCCATTGAACTCAAATGAGCCCCACTTTCGAGTTCCAATGTCGTCCAGTCCAGACGGACCGTACCCGGTGTCCACTTGTCAAAAGTGTCAGCGATCGCCTTCGAGCTGTGCTATTCGCGGCTTATCAACGCCGGCAACTACAACGACGACTACCGGTGCAACACACAACCACGACGTCGACGTCACCATCCACTCCGAAAGTGGAAAAAGCAACACTGAGAGCCGAAGCAACGAGATGTGTGTCGAACACCCTTCGTTTAGGTGTGGCAGGACTGACTTCTCTATCGACGGATTGCTTTCATCTTGCGGAAGAAGACACGGTGTTGGTTCGAATTCCCTCTCTACAACGAATTTGAGTTCGAATGCCGGCTCGAGCTTCGATTGCTGGGTGACGCGCGCACCGGGAGAAGTGAGGTTGGAAGCAGGCCGTGAGCTCTTCGCGAGAATTCCGCAGTCCCCGGCCGCTGAGTCTTCCAAAAACTGTGGCCCGGACCTGGGTGAGGTGGCCAACTTCGAGTGGCTCCAGTGCAGCCGCTACAAACCTCCCAAGCTACCGAGTGAGTGAGAATTTGTTACATTTAGCAACGTCATGCGTTCTAACAACAGCGATCGA
The sequence above is drawn from the Dermacentor andersoni chromosome 7, qqDerAnde1_hic_scaffold, whole genome shotgun sequence genome and encodes:
- the LOC126532273 gene encoding uncharacterized protein isoform X1; its protein translation is MIAVTMVDRFPLNSNEPHFRVPMSSSPDGPYPVSTCQKCQRSPSSCAIRGLSTPATTTTTTGATHNHDVDVTIHSESGKSNTESRSNEMCVEHPSFRCGRTDFSIDGLLSSCGRRHGVGSNSLSTTNLSSNAGSSFDCWVTRAPGEVRLEAGRELFARIPQSPAAESSKNCGPDLGEVANFEWLQCSRYKPPKLPRRREFPRRRYLGRNPRIPFTSVQVSALEAQFAVTRYLSGAQVHSIAVALGLTDTRVKIWFQNRRAREKRERQPYHLTEHGSTAAQSAALGASLAAETVRLTPTMGFNLSRPLHERLHSPTVLAPSGLETVSTRQVSLNRSGTNFFPPFGYWPALSGLQWSTQASDSLP